A DNA window from Setaria viridis chromosome 2, Setaria_viridis_v4.0, whole genome shotgun sequence contains the following coding sequences:
- the LOC117843154 gene encoding GDSL esterase/lipase At5g55050: protein MEPAETMVGDRSAMASTALCLLVVSSSVLVTTAAAAGARPPAMFVFGDSTLDVGNNNYLSGPDVPRANKPYYGIDFPGSVSTGRFSNGYNIADYLAKSLGFPWSPPPYLSLAPSSGRLVQAAVAGGVSYASGGAGILDSTNAGNNIPLSKQVQYFKTTKSQMVAKLGSRAANFLLTKSVFLFSVGSNDLFVFAVAEQNKSAAGQQRDAAALYASLISGYSAAVRDLHALGASKFAVINVGLLGCVPAARLHDASGACSGALNQLASGFDDVLASMFSSLASRLPGFAYSLADYYGLSEATFADPRAVGYTDIAGACCGGGRLGAEAPCLPNATVCADRDRHAFWDAVHPSQRGAMLTAQNFYDSRPGRYTAPFNFKELAQTSL from the exons ATGGAACCAGCTGAGACAATGGTGGGCGACAGGTCGGCCATGGCGAGTACCGCGCTGTGCCTGCTCGTGGTGTCCTCGTCCGTGCTGGTAAcgacggccgccgctgccggtgcccggccgccggcgatgtTCGTGTTCGGGGACTCGACGCTGGACGTCGGCAACAACAACTACTTGTCAGGGCCGGACGTGCCCCGGGCGAACAAGCCTTACTACGGCATCGACTTCCCGGGCTCCGTTTCCACCGGACGCTTCAGCAACGGCTACAACATCGCCGACTACCTCG CGAAGAGCTTGGGGTTCCCGTGGAGTCCTCCGCCTTATCTGTCGCTGGCACCAAGCTCCGGCCGTCTCGTCCAGGCCGCTGTTGCTGGTGGTGTCAGCTATGCCTCGGGAGGAGCTGGGATCCTCGACTCCACT AACGCTGGCAACAACATCCCGTTGTCGAAGCAGGTGCAGTACTTCAAGACCACCAAGTCCCAGATGGTCGCCAAGCTGGGCTCCCGTGCGGCGAACTTCCTCCTCACCAAGTCCGTCTTCCTCTTCAGCGTCGGCAGCAACGACCTCTTCGTCTTCGCGGTTGCGGAGCAGAACAAGTCCGCCGCCGGACAACAACGCGACGCGGCCGCCCTCTACGCAAGCCTCATCTCCGGCTactccgccgccgtccgggACCTCCACGCGCTGGGCGCCAGCAAGTTCGCCGTCATCAACGTCGGCCTTCTGGGGTGCGTCCCGGCGGCGCGGCTGCACGACGCCAGCGGCGCGTGCTCCGGCGCGCTGAACCAGCTCGCGTCGGGCTTCGACGACGTCCTCGCCTCAATGTTCAGTAGCCTCGCGTCCAGGCTGCCGGGCTTCGCCTACtcgctcgccgactactacggcCTCTCGGAGGCGACCTTCGCCGACCCGCGGGCGGTCGGGTACACCGACATCGCCGGCGCGTGCTGCGGCGGTGGGAGGCTCGGCGCGGAGGCGCCCTGCTTGCCCAACGCCACGGTGTGCGCCGACCGCGACCGGCACGCGTTCTGGGACGCCGTGCATCCGAGCCAGCGGGGCGCGATGCTGACCGCCCAGAACTTCTATGACAGCCGCCCGGGGCGATACACTGCGCCCTTCAACTTCAAGGAGCTGGCTCAGACCAGCTTATGA